In Vibrio bathopelagicus, one DNA window encodes the following:
- a CDS encoding bifunctional metallophosphatase/5'-nucleotidase produces the protein MKNLKLKPLCFAVSVLATVASMPTLAEIKEITLLHTNDIESVYDPVDAFWNDDIELIGGIPYLATLIKNVQAEEGTSFLLDAGDIYTGALSKKSKGKLPFDLYNSMGYDVITLGNHEFEYGWESLVETMPRASFPVLNANIFHEASDSMFAQPYTIIERDGVKIGVIGVMGIDAFYNTMWKGNRKGLTIKDPTEIAQKWADKIRDDVDMIVVLTHQNKTAPMQTDKEADPEVQRGFDEDYEMAGKLKGVDVIFGGHSDNGLIEPVVHPKTGTVIGLTFGQGMHLGYTKFTVDTEKHDVKFLGGKLIPVESAKLKRDDATYALIQKVRNGNPALADQLATIDKAASRRYYRESNIGNLVADLMKESGRADIAMISSGSIRVDLNPGVVTRENVMNLFPFTDTLTVVELTGKNVKELLEYSYTLPYGLAQFSGIKATYDSTHPEGKRLASLEVNGHPISDTQKYKVATYSYAASGGDGYTMFNKGKMLSNGESVTTVLIDGFQKNKVITVPELGRQVDLSRQQ, from the coding sequence ATGAAAAACCTAAAACTAAAGCCGTTATGCTTTGCGGTCTCCGTATTAGCCACCGTGGCATCAATGCCAACCTTAGCTGAAATAAAAGAGATCACCCTGCTTCATACCAACGATATTGAAAGTGTTTACGACCCTGTGGATGCATTCTGGAATGACGACATTGAGCTGATTGGCGGTATCCCTTACTTGGCAACCTTGATCAAAAACGTTCAGGCTGAAGAAGGAACCAGCTTCCTATTAGACGCCGGTGATATTTATACGGGTGCACTCTCTAAAAAGTCGAAAGGGAAACTGCCTTTCGACCTTTATAACTCAATGGGTTATGACGTAATTACACTGGGTAATCATGAATTTGAATACGGTTGGGAATCCTTGGTAGAGACCATGCCTCGTGCCAGTTTCCCTGTGCTCAACGCGAACATCTTCCATGAAGCTTCTGACTCAATGTTTGCTCAGCCATACACAATCATTGAACGTGATGGCGTTAAAATCGGCGTGATTGGTGTCATGGGAATAGATGCGTTCTACAACACAATGTGGAAAGGAAACCGTAAAGGGTTAACCATCAAAGACCCGACAGAAATCGCTCAAAAATGGGCTGATAAGATCCGCGATGATGTCGACATGATCGTCGTACTGACGCACCAAAACAAGACAGCTCCAATGCAAACGGACAAAGAAGCCGATCCAGAAGTTCAACGTGGATTTGATGAAGATTACGAAATGGCAGGCAAGCTTAAGGGAGTGGATGTCATCTTCGGTGGTCACTCGGATAATGGCTTGATCGAACCTGTTGTTCACCCAAAAACCGGCACAGTTATCGGCTTAACCTTTGGTCAAGGCATGCACCTTGGCTACACAAAATTTACTGTCGATACCGAAAAGCATGATGTCAAATTCTTAGGTGGTAAGTTGATCCCTGTTGAGTCAGCCAAACTCAAACGCGACGATGCAACTTACGCGTTAATTCAAAAAGTACGTAATGGTAATCCTGCTCTGGCCGATCAACTCGCCACTATTGATAAAGCGGCTTCACGCCGTTACTACCGAGAATCAAATATTGGTAACCTTGTCGCTGATTTAATGAAAGAATCCGGTCGAGCTGATATTGCAATGATCAGCTCAGGAAGCATTCGCGTTGACTTAAATCCCGGAGTTGTCACTCGTGAAAATGTGATGAATCTTTTCCCATTTACTGACACACTCACCGTAGTTGAACTGACTGGCAAAAATGTCAAAGAGCTGCTTGAATACAGTTACACGCTACCTTATGGCCTCGCACAATTTTCTGGAATTAAAGCAACTTACGACAGCACGCACCCAGAAGGTAAGCGCCTAGCGAGTTTGGAAGTCAACGGCCATCCGATATCCGACACGCAAAAGTACAAGGTTGCCACCTACTCCTATGCTGCCAGTGGCGGTGATGGTTACACGATGTTCAACAAAGGAAAAATGCTGTCAAATGGCGAATCTGTCACTACAGTACTTATTGATGGTTTCCAGAAAAATAAAGTCATCACCGTTCCAGAATTGGGTCGCCAAGTCGATTTGAGCCGCCAACAATAA
- a CDS encoding 6-phospho-beta-glucosidase — MNNEFPNDFLWGGAVAAHQLEGGWDANGKGVSVVDVLTAGAHGVQRRITDGVIDGENYPNQVAVDFYHRYKEDIKLFAEMGFKCFRTSIAWTRIFPNGDEAEPCEAGLAFYDDLFDELLKYDIQPVVTLSHFEMPYHLAKEYGGWMNRKVIDFFVKYSTTVMERYQHKVKYWMTFNEINNQMNTSADIFGWLCSGVKFPQCEKPQEAMYQAVHHQFIASALVVKKGHEINPDLQIGAMCAMVPFYPRSSKPEDIMVAQQAMRDRYFFSDVMVRGHYPSYAKRDWAIKGFNIEMQPEDEQILKEGKADYLGFSYYMSNTLDSSSHQSTEEAMDGGHENSVDNPFIQSSDWGWPIDPTGLRFCLASLYERYEVPLFIVENGFGAVDTIEDDGSINDDYRIAYLGGHIKEMKKAVAIDGVDLMGYTPWGCIDLVSFTTGEMKKRYGFIYVDKHNDQSGSLDRKRKKSFEWYKGVIASNGATI; from the coding sequence ATGAATAACGAATTTCCAAACGATTTTTTATGGGGTGGTGCGGTTGCAGCACATCAGTTAGAAGGCGGCTGGGATGCTAATGGTAAAGGTGTGAGTGTCGTTGATGTATTAACGGCAGGCGCGCATGGTGTCCAACGTCGAATCACCGATGGCGTGATCGACGGTGAAAACTACCCAAACCAAGTGGCGGTTGATTTCTACCATCGCTACAAAGAAGACATTAAGTTATTCGCTGAGATGGGCTTTAAGTGTTTCCGCACCAGCATCGCGTGGACGCGTATTTTCCCAAATGGCGATGAAGCCGAGCCGTGTGAAGCGGGTTTAGCGTTTTATGATGATCTGTTCGATGAGCTGTTGAAATACGATATTCAGCCAGTCGTGACGCTGAGCCACTTTGAAATGCCTTACCATCTAGCCAAAGAATACGGTGGCTGGATGAATCGCAAAGTGATTGACTTCTTTGTTAAGTACTCAACCACGGTGATGGAGCGTTATCAGCATAAAGTGAAGTACTGGATGACGTTTAACGAGATCAATAACCAGATGAACACCTCGGCGGATATCTTTGGCTGGTTGTGCTCTGGTGTGAAGTTCCCACAATGTGAAAAGCCGCAAGAGGCCATGTACCAAGCGGTTCATCACCAGTTTATCGCTAGTGCGTTGGTGGTTAAGAAAGGTCACGAGATTAATCCAGACCTTCAGATCGGTGCTATGTGTGCGATGGTGCCTTTCTACCCTCGTTCTTCAAAGCCAGAAGACATTATGGTGGCGCAGCAAGCGATGCGTGATCGTTACTTCTTCTCGGATGTGATGGTTCGTGGTCACTACCCAAGTTACGCCAAGCGTGATTGGGCTATCAAAGGCTTTAATATTGAAATGCAGCCTGAAGATGAGCAAATCTTGAAAGAAGGTAAGGCTGATTACTTAGGCTTTAGTTACTACATGTCGAATACTTTGGATTCTTCTTCGCATCAGTCGACTGAAGAAGCGATGGACGGCGGTCATGAAAACTCGGTTGATAACCCGTTCATCCAATCAAGTGATTGGGGCTGGCCTATTGACCCAACAGGTCTGCGTTTCTGTTTAGCTTCTTTGTATGAGCGTTACGAAGTGCCGCTATTTATCGTTGAGAATGGCTTTGGCGCTGTTGATACGATTGAAGATGATGGCAGCATCAATGATGACTACCGCATCGCTTACCTTGGTGGCCATATCAAAGAGATGAAAAAAGCCGTTGCGATTGATGGCGTTGACTTGATGGGCTACACCCCTTGGGGCTGTATTGATTTGGTGTCATTCACCACCGGTGAGATGAAAAAGCGCTACGGATTCATTTATGTAGATAAGCACAACGATCAATCTGGTTCTTTAGATCGCAAACGTAAGAAGTCGTTCGAGTGGTATAAAGGCGTGATTGCATCTAACGGTGCCACTATTTAG
- a CDS encoding LacI family DNA-binding transcriptional regulator encodes MVTMLDVANRAGVSKSTVSRVLNGKNIVRPDVVKKVFDAIQETGYRPNLLAQQLATKKTNFIGFVITNELFNGPYFSSLMYHAASYSEKSNHQLVITDGKHSAEDERKAINFLLDMKCAGIIIYPQCLTESEITQIIENTDTPILVLNREMPSKPNHAITTDHYQSACLMVEHIIEQGHADIAVIRGKAGSSTDEQRYQAYQDVLTKHGIAVNELNIVQGDWTMESGYRAAQALVESKASFTAILSENDDMAIGAIKALTELGYSLPKDISIVGFDNSKVGEFLTPSLTSVSVPLEQMTQKAILRIVGETKQAEALSTTGSLVIRDSVAQRI; translated from the coding sequence ATGGTGACAATGCTTGATGTCGCGAACCGCGCAGGCGTATCTAAGTCGACGGTTTCTCGTGTCTTAAACGGCAAGAATATCGTACGCCCAGATGTGGTGAAAAAGGTATTTGATGCGATTCAAGAAACAGGCTATCGACCAAACCTGTTAGCTCAGCAATTGGCGACCAAGAAGACCAACTTCATCGGCTTTGTTATCACTAATGAGCTGTTCAACGGCCCTTACTTCTCTTCCTTGATGTATCACGCAGCATCTTATAGCGAAAAATCGAATCACCAACTGGTGATCACCGATGGTAAACACAGCGCCGAAGATGAAAGGAAGGCGATCAATTTCTTACTTGATATGAAATGCGCGGGTATCATCATCTATCCGCAATGCTTAACGGAAAGCGAGATTACTCAGATCATCGAAAACACGGATACACCGATTCTGGTGCTCAATCGTGAAATGCCGTCGAAGCCCAATCACGCAATTACCACCGATCATTATCAAAGTGCTTGTTTGATGGTTGAACATATCATCGAGCAGGGTCATGCAGACATTGCGGTAATTCGTGGTAAAGCAGGCTCGTCGACCGATGAACAGCGTTACCAAGCTTATCAAGATGTGTTAACCAAGCACGGTATTGCAGTGAATGAACTTAATATCGTTCAGGGCGATTGGACAATGGAGAGTGGTTACCGTGCCGCGCAAGCTTTAGTGGAAAGCAAAGCAAGCTTCACTGCGATCTTGTCTGAAAACGATGACATGGCGATTGGCGCGATTAAGGCGTTAACAGAGCTGGGTTACTCATTACCTAAAGACATCTCTATTGTTGGCTTTGATAACAGTAAAGTGGGCGAATTTCTAACGCCAAGCTTAACCTCTGTGAGTGTGCCACTCGAACAAATGACGCAAAAGGCGATACTTCGAATTGTTGGTGAGACAAAGCAAGCAGAAGCATTGAGTACGACTGGTAGCTTGGTAATTCGCGACTCGGTAGCCCAGCGTATCTAA
- a CDS encoding sugar O-acetyltransferase has protein sequence MKTEKQKMLAGEPYQAWDEELYSARIECRKVLQKLNNSIPDTSEWKAATQELIPGCENAHLEPPFRCDYGSNIKLGKNFYANFNCVILDVAEVTIGDNVLLGPNVQILTAGHPLDVKGRVEDGVEFGTPITIGDNVWLGGGVIICPGVTIGENSVIGAGSVVTKDIPANVVAVGNPCKVLKSIEND, from the coding sequence GTGAAAACAGAAAAACAAAAAATGCTAGCAGGTGAACCATATCAGGCTTGGGATGAAGAGCTTTATTCAGCTCGAATTGAGTGTCGTAAGGTACTCCAAAAACTCAACAACAGTATTCCTGATACGTCTGAATGGAAAGCGGCAACCCAAGAGCTCATTCCTGGCTGTGAAAATGCGCATTTAGAGCCACCATTTCGCTGTGATTACGGCTCAAACATCAAGTTGGGCAAGAACTTCTACGCTAACTTTAACTGCGTGATTTTGGATGTGGCTGAAGTCACCATTGGTGACAATGTGCTGCTTGGCCCTAATGTACAAATCCTTACAGCAGGCCATCCATTAGATGTGAAAGGCCGAGTTGAAGACGGCGTTGAGTTCGGTACTCCGATTACCATTGGCGACAATGTTTGGCTTGGTGGTGGTGTGATTATTTGCCCCGGTGTCACCATTGGTGAAAACAGCGTGATTGGCGCTGGAAGTGTGGTGACCAAAGACATCCCAGCCAATGTGGTTGCAGTGGGCAATCCATGTAAAGTGCTGAAATCGATCGAAAACGACTAA
- a CDS encoding S-(hydroxymethyl)glutathione dehydrogenase/class III alcohol dehydrogenase produces the protein MTIEIKPGQTHIQSKAMVAWKAGEPLKRETVDVELPKAGEVLVRIVATGVCHTDAFTLSGDDPEGIFPSILGHEGGGIVEMIGEGVTSVEVGDHVIPLYTAECGECKFCKSGKTNLCQAVRETQGKGLMPDGTSRFSINGEPIFHYMGCSTFSEYTVLPEISLAKVNKEAPLEEVCLLGCGVTTGMGAVLNTAKVEKGDTVAVFGLGGIGLSAIIGARMAGASKIIGVDINESKFELAKQLGATDCINPMNYDKPIQDVIVEMTDGGVDYSFECIGNVNVMRQALECCHKGWGESVVIGVAGAGQEISTRPFQLVTGRVWRGSAFGGVKGRSELPEIVNRYMAGEFGLQEFITHTMGLDDVNEAFELMHKGESIRTVLHMDK, from the coding sequence ATGACTATCGAAATTAAACCTGGTCAAACTCATATCCAATCTAAAGCTATGGTTGCTTGGAAAGCAGGTGAGCCGCTAAAGCGTGAAACGGTTGACGTTGAACTGCCAAAGGCTGGCGAAGTACTTGTTCGTATCGTTGCTACTGGTGTTTGTCACACTGACGCATTCACTCTTTCAGGTGACGATCCAGAAGGCATCTTCCCTTCTATCCTTGGTCACGAAGGTGGCGGTATCGTTGAAATGATCGGCGAAGGCGTAACAAGCGTTGAAGTTGGCGACCACGTTATCCCACTTTACACAGCTGAGTGTGGCGAATGTAAATTCTGTAAGTCTGGTAAAACTAACCTTTGTCAGGCGGTTCGTGAAACTCAAGGTAAAGGCCTAATGCCAGATGGCACAAGCCGTTTCTCTATCAACGGTGAGCCAATCTTCCACTACATGGGTTGTTCTACTTTCTCTGAGTACACTGTACTTCCAGAAATCTCATTAGCGAAAGTAAACAAAGAAGCACCTCTTGAGGAAGTTTGTCTTCTAGGTTGTGGCGTAACTACTGGTATGGGTGCGGTACTGAACACAGCTAAAGTTGAAAAAGGCGACACAGTTGCTGTATTCGGCCTAGGCGGTATCGGTCTTTCTGCAATCATCGGTGCTCGTATGGCTGGTGCAAGCAAAATCATCGGTGTTGATATCAACGAGAGCAAATTCGAGCTAGCGAAACAACTAGGCGCGACTGACTGCATCAACCCAATGAACTACGACAAGCCAATCCAAGACGTTATCGTTGAGATGACAGACGGTGGTGTTGATTACTCATTCGAATGTATCGGTAACGTAAACGTGATGCGTCAAGCACTAGAGTGCTGCCACAAAGGTTGGGGTGAATCAGTTGTGATTGGTGTTGCTGGCGCGGGTCAAGAGATCTCAACTCGTCCGTTCCAACTAGTAACTGGTCGTGTATGGCGTGGTTCTGCTTTCGGTGGTGTTAAAGGCCGCTCAGAGCTTCCAGAAATCGTAAACCGTTACATGGCAGGTGAGTTCGGACTACAAGAGTTCATCACTCATACTATGGGTCTAGATGACGTAAACGAAGCATTCGAACTAATGCACAAAGGTGAGTCTATCCGTACTGTTCTACACATGGATAAATAG
- a CDS encoding dicarboxylate/amino acid:cation symporter, with product MLTKLRHSLPLQLMLAALLAWFLAQLISPTSDVTQSGWYQFLMLGKTTYIGLLKMVVGLVVLFSLLQGITSIGSITRLKKIGRNTVLFYSFTTLVAISLGLGASLLLPAWEPLTSFAPVGDGVQLISEDAAGGAAIASKLFSMALVNPVAALTNGNLLAIVVFSFMLGIALLSSLPEKHPIFEVLNGLNKSINTIVGWIIHLAPLAVFAIVLDFTVRGGESLFEQLALFALLVFVLTVIHGAIVLPTIAKVMTGIRLSTLFKGISAPMAMAFATSSSSATLPLAMKSAEEKLGVSQSTSSMVLPLGAVMNMDGTALFEGVAAIFLAQLFGVDLTTSGLVMIFIMAMVSSVGAPGMPSGSMSGMQLVLLAAGIPLEAIAILLIIERPLDTFRTAINVEGDMIAALVVDKWQSKQNSSVDLAMSGSQTS from the coding sequence ATGTTGACCAAACTTCGCCACTCTCTACCTCTTCAACTGATGCTAGCTGCATTGCTTGCTTGGTTTCTGGCACAACTTATTTCTCCAACATCTGATGTAACCCAATCGGGTTGGTATCAGTTCTTAATGCTTGGCAAAACTACCTATATAGGCTTGCTAAAAATGGTCGTTGGGTTAGTGGTTTTATTCTCGTTATTGCAAGGCATAACAAGCATTGGCTCGATAACTCGATTGAAGAAAATTGGCCGCAATACGGTGCTTTTCTATAGCTTCACGACTTTGGTGGCCATTTCTTTGGGCTTGGGTGCCTCACTGTTGCTGCCTGCTTGGGAGCCACTAACTAGCTTCGCTCCGGTTGGAGATGGTGTTCAACTCATAAGCGAAGATGCTGCAGGCGGAGCCGCGATTGCCAGCAAGCTTTTTAGTATGGCACTAGTGAACCCGGTAGCGGCGTTAACCAATGGTAACTTGCTCGCGATTGTCGTGTTCTCATTCATGCTAGGTATTGCTCTACTTTCTTCATTGCCAGAAAAACACCCGATCTTTGAAGTACTGAATGGCTTGAACAAGAGCATCAATACCATTGTTGGTTGGATCATTCATTTAGCTCCGCTCGCGGTTTTCGCCATTGTTCTCGATTTTACAGTTCGTGGTGGTGAGTCACTGTTTGAGCAATTGGCATTGTTTGCTTTGCTCGTGTTTGTGCTGACTGTGATTCACGGTGCGATTGTATTACCGACTATTGCGAAGGTGATGACTGGGATTCGTCTCAGCACTTTGTTCAAAGGTATCTCGGCTCCGATGGCGATGGCGTTCGCAACGTCATCAAGCTCTGCTACCTTGCCACTGGCGATGAAGAGTGCAGAAGAAAAGCTCGGCGTATCGCAAAGTACCAGTAGCATGGTGTTGCCACTTGGCGCGGTGATGAACATGGATGGTACGGCACTTTTCGAAGGGGTAGCGGCAATCTTCTTGGCTCAACTGTTTGGTGTTGATCTCACAACCTCTGGCTTGGTGATGATCTTCATTATGGCGATGGTCTCTTCCGTAGGCGCTCCGGGTATGCCATCTGGGTCTATGTCTGGCATGCAGCTGGTGTTATTGGCCGCCGGTATACCACTGGAAGCGATCGCGATTCTGCTCATTATTGAACGCCCACTAGATACATTCCGTACCGCGATTAACGTAGAAGGTGACATGATTGCTGCACTGGTCGTGGATAAATGGCAGTCAAAGCAGAACTCGTCAGTAGACTTGGCTATGAGCGGTTCTCAAACATCGTAA
- a CDS encoding dihydrofolate reductase family protein, with protein sequence MPSSCSISELTMSNIVFIGTSLDGYIADKNGGLDWLQAIPNPEGDDMGYNAHIDRIDALVMGRNTMDMVLSFGIDWPYTKPVYVLSNTLTEVPKELEGKVFLIKGELTQIVEDLNSKGLNNLYIDGGVTIQNFLKEDLVDELIISTIPVVLGGGAPLFGDLVSPLDFTLKSVTTYLDEIVTTHYLRKR encoded by the coding sequence ATGCCAAGTTCCTGTTCAATTTCGGAGTTAACAATGTCAAATATTGTCTTTATCGGTACGAGTCTTGATGGTTACATTGCAGACAAAAACGGTGGTCTAGATTGGCTACAAGCCATCCCAAATCCAGAGGGTGATGACATGGGGTACAACGCCCATATCGATCGTATCGATGCTTTGGTAATGGGCCGAAACACAATGGATATGGTGCTGAGCTTCGGTATTGATTGGCCTTACACAAAACCGGTTTATGTTTTGAGTAACACGTTGACGGAAGTGCCTAAGGAACTCGAAGGTAAAGTGTTCTTGATAAAGGGTGAGCTCACTCAGATCGTCGAAGACCTAAACAGCAAAGGCCTTAACAATCTGTATATTGATGGCGGTGTGACCATTCAAAACTTCCTGAAAGAAGACCTGGTTGATGAACTGATTATCTCGACGATCCCTGTCGTTCTTGGTGGTGGCGCTCCGCTATTTGGTGACTTAGTCTCTCCTCTCGACTTTACGCTGAAAAGTGTCACCACTTACCTTGATGAAATCGTAACCACTCACTACTTACGTAAGCGCTAA
- a CDS encoding TetR/AcrR family transcriptional regulator: MAVKDQKRGRPKSGSSQLSAEKILDTAKGMMREGGKVPSIRGLATELGVDAMAIYHYFKNKNDLLESITVSLVGEVALPEQNQVWQENLYQLSVSYLSVLNDYRGLLETLLTMKSLGPVEVFSERFEAVLSPLNLTSEQTEDALHLLVDYLHGYALALNCNPDRTEITIEMVRKPLGLYCLAIEQLKSS, from the coding sequence ATGGCTGTCAAGGATCAAAAGCGAGGTCGACCAAAGAGTGGATCAAGCCAACTGAGTGCAGAAAAGATCTTAGATACGGCAAAAGGCATGATGCGCGAAGGCGGTAAAGTGCCGAGTATCAGAGGGTTAGCCACAGAGCTCGGCGTGGATGCGATGGCGATATACCATTACTTCAAAAACAAAAATGATCTCTTGGAATCGATCACTGTCTCTTTAGTCGGAGAAGTGGCGCTGCCTGAGCAAAACCAAGTGTGGCAAGAGAATCTTTATCAGCTTAGCGTGAGTTACCTGTCGGTGTTGAATGACTACCGTGGGCTGCTAGAAACTTTACTAACGATGAAATCGCTTGGGCCCGTTGAGGTGTTTAGTGAACGCTTTGAAGCGGTGTTGAGCCCGCTGAATCTCACATCAGAGCAAACCGAAGACGCCCTTCATTTGCTAGTGGACTATTTACACGGTTACGCGCTTGCATTGAACTGTAACCCAGATAGAACAGAGATTACGATTGAGATGGTCAGAAAGCCTTTAGGCCTCTATTGTTTGGCCATCGAACAACTGAAATCATCGTGA
- a CDS encoding phospholipase D family protein: MPALQRISLTLILAAILGGCSSLPEGIDHSAEPYTSYGPSTLSVLADEYQPASEQATTAVRLQESGWDALAQRLALVESAEHTIDIQYYIWNSDESGRYLASRLLAAADRGVKVRVMLDDINLNEREGLLSALDAHPNVEIRIFNPTPTRRGFSKWLSFLGDFSRLNRRMHNKSFTVDGTLSVVGGRNIGDEYFDLSDEINFRDRDVLVMGTVVTTIQTSFIEYWDSRWSYPVDMLGDEEQPDLSKIDDITVPQYKNYPELPLNREAADSLLKEALDEMTWVNARFAYDRPVPIDSDNTDEPKATAVLLGQLASESKQEILLESAYLVFDDGQLEEWQVLNKSGVEIKALTNSMASNDLVTNHSAYAGRRYDMLEHGIDLFELKPDSKLCEASTQDMSKCAPETAYGLHAKSVVFDRSIASIGSFNFNLRSTYLNTESVLIIDNKAIAETLADTIEQAMSEDNSWRLELEDGDVYWYSGDQSWDSEPETGKWERMQSGFLQLLPIEKYL; encoded by the coding sequence ATGCCTGCGCTCCAACGCATCAGTTTAACCTTAATTTTAGCCGCTATTCTGGGCGGTTGTTCTTCATTACCAGAAGGCATCGACCACTCTGCAGAACCGTACACCTCTTATGGACCAAGCACTTTGTCGGTTTTGGCAGATGAATATCAACCAGCATCAGAGCAGGCGACGACCGCCGTTCGTTTACAAGAATCTGGTTGGGATGCTTTAGCGCAGCGATTGGCGTTGGTTGAAAGTGCAGAACACACCATTGATATTCAATACTACATCTGGAACTCCGATGAATCGGGCAGATATCTAGCTAGCCGTTTATTAGCAGCCGCTGATCGTGGTGTTAAGGTTCGAGTGATGTTGGATGACATCAACCTCAATGAGCGTGAAGGGCTATTATCAGCACTCGACGCTCACCCGAATGTCGAGATCCGCATCTTCAACCCAACACCAACGCGCCGTGGTTTCAGTAAGTGGTTGAGCTTCCTTGGCGACTTCTCTCGCTTAAACCGCCGTATGCACAACAAGTCGTTTACCGTAGATGGCACCTTGTCTGTGGTTGGTGGACGTAATATTGGTGATGAATATTTCGATCTTTCTGATGAAATCAACTTCCGAGATCGTGATGTATTGGTGATGGGCACAGTCGTTACCACTATCCAAACCAGCTTTATTGAGTATTGGGACAGCCGTTGGTCTTACCCTGTCGATATGTTAGGTGACGAGGAACAACCGGATCTTTCAAAGATTGACGATATAACGGTTCCACAATACAAAAACTACCCAGAGTTACCATTAAATCGTGAAGCGGCAGATAGCCTGCTGAAAGAGGCTCTAGATGAGATGACTTGGGTGAATGCTCGTTTTGCTTATGATCGCCCTGTGCCTATCGATTCAGACAATACCGACGAACCGAAAGCAACGGCGGTTCTGTTAGGGCAGCTAGCCAGTGAATCTAAACAAGAGATCTTGCTCGAATCGGCTTACTTAGTGTTTGATGACGGTCAGTTGGAAGAGTGGCAAGTGTTGAACAAAAGCGGCGTTGAGATAAAAGCACTGACTAACTCAATGGCCTCTAATGATCTGGTGACCAATCACTCTGCTTACGCGGGTCGACGCTACGACATGTTAGAACATGGCATCGACTTGTTTGAGTTAAAACCAGATTCCAAGCTGTGTGAAGCATCGACTCAAGACATGTCGAAATGTGCGCCTGAGACGGCCTATGGCTTACACGCTAAATCAGTCGTATTTGACCGCAGTATTGCGAGTATCGGCTCGTTTAACTTCAACCTGCGTTCGACCTACCTAAATACGGAATCGGTATTGATCATCGACAACAAAGCGATTGCTGAAACGCTGGCCGATACCATTGAACAAGCGATGAGTGAAGACAACAGCTGGCGTTTGGAGCTTGAAGATGGCGACGTGTATTGGTATTCAGGTGACCAAAGTTGGGACAGCGAACCAGAAACCGGTAAGTGGGAACGAATGCAGTCAGGCTTCCTACAGCTACTGCCAATTGAGAAATATCTGTAA
- the nfsA gene encoding oxygen-insensitive NADPH nitroreductase codes for MNSTIETILGHRSIRQYTDQPIDKQHLDLIVQAGLAASSSSLLQAVSIVRVTDKDKRKLLAEYAGNQAYVENAAEFLVFCIDYQRHAQINPEVKTDFTELTLIGAVDSGIMAQNCMLAAESLGLGGVYIGGLRNSAQQVDELLELPQHTAVLFGMCLGHPAQQPEIKPRLPAHVVMHENQYQPLSLDEIASYDDSMQSYYANRSSNQKQSSWSQQITQKLSGESRPHILPYLNSKQLTKR; via the coding sequence ATGAATAGCACGATTGAGACCATTTTGGGGCATCGCTCCATTCGCCAATATACGGATCAACCTATAGATAAGCAGCACCTCGATTTAATTGTTCAGGCAGGCCTTGCCGCATCGTCATCGAGCTTATTACAGGCTGTTTCCATCGTTAGAGTGACAGATAAAGATAAGCGAAAACTGCTAGCCGAATACGCAGGAAACCAAGCTTACGTTGAGAACGCAGCCGAGTTTTTGGTGTTCTGCATCGACTATCAACGCCACGCGCAGATTAACCCTGAAGTAAAAACCGACTTTACCGAGCTAACTCTGATTGGCGCCGTCGATTCTGGCATTATGGCGCAAAACTGCATGCTGGCCGCGGAGTCATTGGGATTAGGTGGCGTATACATTGGTGGCTTACGTAACAGCGCACAACAAGTCGATGAACTGTTGGAACTGCCACAACACACGGCCGTGCTATTTGGTATGTGCTTAGGTCACCCAGCGCAGCAGCCAGAAATCAAACCCCGCCTTCCTGCTCATGTGGTGATGCACGAAAACCAATACCAACCATTGAGCCTAGATGAAATCGCTAGCTATGACGATTCAATGCAGAGCTACTATGCCAACCGCTCAAGCAACCAAAAGCAAAGCAGTTGGTCACAGCAGATCACTCAAAAGCTCTCTGGTGAATCTCGCCCACACATTCTGCCGTACTTGAACAGTAAACAGCTGACCAAGCGATAG